Proteins co-encoded in one Xiphophorus hellerii strain 12219 chromosome 10, Xiphophorus_hellerii-4.1, whole genome shotgun sequence genomic window:
- the tob1b gene encoding protein Tob1b: MQLEIQVALNFIISYLYNKLPRRRVNIFGEELERQLKKKYEGHWYPDKPYKGSGFRCIHVGEKVDPVVEEAAKESGLDIADVRNNLPQDLSVWIDPFEVSYQIGEKGPVKVLYVDDNNENGSELDREIKNSFNPEAQVFMPISDPVGASSESSSPSPPFGQSAAVSPSFMPRSTQPLTFTTATFAATKFGSTKMKSSGRGGNNNSSTAAGGGSGGSTKAARTSPTNNLGLNVNTLLKQKAMSTSMHSLYGLGQQQKASALSPNAKEFVFPSLQGQSSPGAAFPADGPLGLGPLQYNNAFDVFTAYGSLNDKSLMDGLSFSLSNMQYSNQQFQPVMAN; encoded by the coding sequence ATGCAGCTTGAAATTCAAGTAGCACTCAACTTCATCATTTCCTACCTGTACAACAAACTCCCAAGGCGGCGTGTGAATATTTTCGGCGAAGAGCTTGAGAGGCAGCTGAAGAAGAAGTATGAAGGCCACTGGTACCCGGACAAGCCGTACAAAGGCTCGGGGTTCCGGTGCATCCATGTAGGCGAGAAGGTGGACCCCGTGGTGGAGGAGGCGGCCAAAGAGAGCGGGCTGGATATCGCGGACGTCCGGAACAACTTGCCCCAGGACCTGAGCGTCTGGATCGACCCCTTCGAGGTCTCCTACCAGATCGGGGAGAAGGGCCCCGTCAAGGTGCTGTACGTGGACGACAACAACGAGAACGGCTCTGAGCTGGACCGGGAGATCAAGAACAGCTTTAACCCCGAGGCGCAGGTGTTCATGCCCATCAGCGACCCTGTCGGGGCATCCTCAGAGTCCAGCTCACCATCTCCTCCCTTTGGCCAGTCGGCCGCCGTCAGCCCATCGTTCATGCCGCGCTCCACCCAGCCCTTAACCTTCACCACCGCCACCTTCGCCGCCACCAAGTTCGGCTCCACCAAGATGAAGAGCAGCGGCCGCGGCGGCAACAACAACAGTAGCACCGCCGCTGGCGGAGGCAGCGGCGGCAGCACCAAGGCGGCCCGCACCTCCCCCACCAACAACCTGGGTCTGAATGTCAACACTCTACTGAAGCAGAAAGCCATGTCCACCTCCATGCACTCGCTGTACGGGCTGGGCCAGCAGCAGAAGGCCTCCGCCCTGTCACCCAATGCCAAGGAGTTTGTGTTCCCCAGCCTGCAGGGCCAGTCCAGTCCCGGGGCCGCATTCCCCGCCGACGGTCCCCTGGGGCTCGGCCCCCTGCAGTACAACAATGCCTTCGACGTGTTCACGGCCTACGGAAGCCTGAACGACAAGTCGCTCATGGACGGGCTCAGCTTCAGCCTGAGCAACATGCAGTATTCTAACCAGCAATTCCAGCCGGTCATGGCTAACTAA